The DNA sequence CTTCCACATCACAGATTATTATCTTCTATACAAATACTTCGACAAAGGGAACTTAAGACTCCTTGCCACCTGTGAAACACTTCAATATTAGAAGTAAAAGAGAGTTGAcgcaaataaaaaatctacataaTATGAGTCGCAAAAACTACCTTGAGAACCATTTCTTCAGACACCGTTGATCGATATCGAGTTGAACCCTCCAATGGGCAGCTTCCtcctttaatgataaaattagcaTTGCAGAGACTGGATAGTTGCAACAGAACATCAGACATGAGTCCACCATCCCCACGTTGAACTCCTAACCCTTCATTTTCTTGCTCCTCTTCGTCGATTGAACCTTCTGCTACAGATGTGATACACTGAAATATGGCTAATAACCTCTCCAACGGAAAAGTTCCTGGTCCTTTCATCAGTAATTCCTGTTCTGCAGTTTCCTTCTGCTCCAGTGACTTTTGAGAGGACCTAAGCATGAACATGCATAGAAGATGAAATTATGCAAGCAAGGCATGCACATGATAGTAGGTGAAACAAAAGCAAACGGCTTGGGATTGTAAAAACTCCTAGGGAGTTCAATTCTCTATCATTCTTGTAGTGGACTGATGCCTGGCGTTCTCTTCCTACCTGGCCTTTGTATGAGACATTAGACACGAGCTCGATATGTTCATTATAAAGGGTGACACCaagcaaataattatataggcagtcaatttgtaaatattagtttaaaagtGGCCAGATCCtacataaaaaatcaaaacaaaaggcaaacagaaaatcaatattacaaaaatgaaGATGGGTATCGGTTGATTAGCTGTCAATCATTGTTTGGTCCTAATAGAATATTAGATTTTCAAGTaatgttagaaatatttttttttttttacattgaaCCTCACCAAGGCAAGGTCCATGGGAGCCATCCTAGGAGAGAGATATTCAAATAGGCATTGGAAaatcaatattatatcataacaaGCACCAAAAAAGCATGGATTGAAGTTAGCCATCACAAACTAAAAACCATAATAGACTTATACATGCTATCCTACTTCAGAGTGAGTACTTTCAAAATCTGAAAACTCTGACTATATCCAACAGAATAGACTTATACATCATAGATTGAATGTCAAGCTTTAATGCACTTACTTCCTCTTTCGTTTTCGGTTGTCAAAACCACCCATTGAATCAAAAAGTGAGGCGTCAAGGGTAGCTGGGTTTCTTGATGCAAGAAATGCTGATATAAGGAGATATTTTGCTGAAGTTGACATGTGAAAATCTAACTCATCAATTTCTTCACATCCTGCGAATCTTCTCCTGCTGCCCTTCTGCTTCATCTCCTTGTTGGATTCAGCTTCAGGGGAAGGCTGAGATGAAATCTTAAATACCTCATTCAGAGAAGAAGCAATATGTGGCTGAAGATGACTAAACAATCTTCTCTTCAGTTCTTCTCTGGGAACAACTCCCAAGTCACTTAAAGGTTCACAATATTTTGCAAATAATGGTGCAAAGGCAGTAGATAATTCATCCACCCTTCTAGTAATTCTGCAGAAAGGCCTTAGTACAACACTGTTTGACAAGAAACAAAACTCAAGTTCATTACACAATATATCAAACAGAAGATCAGGCATGCGATATAAAgagaattcaaattaaaaatttattcttactCAAGAAAGGATGAATAAACCTTCCGGTTTGCTTGGTTTCTCATGAATATTTGACGAAGATCATCTTCTGTGTAATCGGGAAAATAAACAGGCACGGGTTCTATGTAACCCATACTTGAGTAATATGTATCAGGCGACGTGTTACTCACAAAGATTAGACCCAACTCAGGCATCTTCAGAACATCATAGAGATTGAACAGAAAAGGTAATATGGTGGAACTTTTATCCCATGCTCTAACAAGCTCCAAATTGTCGAATATTAGGTAGACTGTATTTCCATGAGCTTGTCCAACCAATCTTTTGGTGTTCAATTTTCCTGAGTTCCCCATAAGATTATTTATGACATTACTCAAGGCTTCACggagaaaattaacaaaatcagcGGGCTTTTCACAGCGCTTTACACTTGAATAACCATTCATTGCATTTTTTCTATGAAGCATCAGTTGATTCAAAATTGATTCAAACAGGATACGAGGACTATAACAAGTAAGACAACTTGAATAAACAAAAGAGCGGTTGAGATGCCTGAACGTCTGTAGAATGATACTGGTTTTC is a window from the Juglans regia cultivar Chandler chromosome 7, Walnut 2.0, whole genome shotgun sequence genome containing:
- the LOC109021533 gene encoding origin of replication complex subunit 5; the encoded protein is MGKEESPRITRRTTRSSCSTPVANNVVETMKTSDESLTTNDLVFGEDPITLDDLLSSFPSRRAQILELVRLLGPSNSPMLPLFIYGGPSTGKTSIILQTFRHLNRSFVYSSCLTCYSPRILFESILNQLMLHRKNAMNGYSSVKRCEKPADFVNFLREALSNVINNLMGNSGKLNTKRLVGQAHGNTVYLIFDNLELVRAWDKSSTILPFLFNLYDVLKMPELGLIFVSNTSPDTYYSSMGYIEPVPVYFPDYTEDDLRQIFMRNQANRKVYSSFLDVVLRPFCRITRRVDELSTAFAPLFAKYCEPLSDLGVVPREELKRRLFSHLQPHIASSLNEVFKISSQPSPEAESNKEMKQKGSRRRFAGCEEIDELDFHMSTSAKYLLISAFLASRNPATLDASLFDSMGGFDNRKRKRKSSQKSLEQKETAEQELLMKGPGTFPLERLLAIFQCITSVAEGSIDEEEQENEGLGVQRGDGGLMSDVLLQLSSLCNANFIIKGGSCPLEGSTRYRSTVSEEMVLKVARSLKFPLSKYLYRR